A region from the Brassica napus cultivar Da-Ae chromosome C8, Da-Ae, whole genome shotgun sequence genome encodes:
- the LOC106413474 gene encoding tetraspanin-11-like, producing MFRVSNFVVGVANTLVMLVGASAIGYSIYMFVHQDVTDCESAIRAPLLTTGIILFLVSLIGVIGSCFKENVAMVSYLIILIAGIVALLVFSIFLFFVTNKGAGHVVSGRVYREYHTVDFSTWLNGFVGGKRWVGIRSCLAEASVCDDLSDGRVSQIADAFYHKNLSPIQSGCCKPPSDCNFQFRNATFWMPPAKNATTVATDNGDCGAWSNVQTELCFNCNACRAGVLANIREKWRHLLVFNICLLVLLMTVCSCGCRARRNNLAATESDRA from the exons atgtttCGAGTAAGCAACTTCGTTGTGGGTGTAGCCAACACGTTGGTGATGTTAGTGGGCGCATCAGCCATCGGTTACTCCATTTACATGTTCGTTCATCAAGACGTGACCGATTGTGAATCAGCCATTCGTGCACCACTCCTCACGACCGGGATCATCCTCTTCTTGGTGTCTTTAATAGGAGTGATAGGATCTTGCTTCAAGGAGAATGTCGCAATGGTCTCCTACTTGATCATACTGATTGCGGGCATTGTTGCGTTACTGGTTTTCTCGATATTTCTCTTCTTTGTGACCAACAAAGGAGCCGGTCATGTGGTCTCTGGTCGAGTGTATAGAGAGTACCATACGGTGGACTTCTCGACTTGGCTAAACGGTTTTGTTGGTGGGAAGAGATGGGTTGGTATAAGGTCTTGTCTCGCTGAGGCTAGCGTTTGTGATGATTTGAGTGATGGTCGTGTTAGTCAGATCGCTGATGCGTTTTATCACAAGAACTTGTCTCCAATCCAG TCAGGTTGTTGTAAGCCACCGTCGGATTGCAACTTCCAGTTCAGAAACGCGACGTTCTGGATGCCGCCGGCGAAAAATGCAACGACGGTTGCGACGGACAACGGTGATTGCGGTGCGTGGAGTAACGTGCAAACGGAGTTATGTTTTAACTGCAACGCATGCAGAGCGGGTGTGTTAGCCAACATAAGAGAGAAGTGGAGGCATCTTCTGGTTTTCAACATATGTCTCCTCGTACTCCTCATGACCGTCTGTTCATGCGGTTGCCGTGCTCGTCGTAACAATCTCGCCGCTACCGAAAGTGACCGTGCCTGA
- the LOC106387671 gene encoding 60S ribosomal protein L6-1-like, with protein MPAAKQRTPKVSRNPDLIRGVGKYSRSQMYHKRGLWAIKAKNGGVFPRHDAKSKVEAPVEKAAKFYPAEDVKKPLANRRKPKPTKLKASITPGTVLIILAGRFKGKRVVFLKQLTSGLLLVTGPFKINGVPLRRVNQSYVIGTSTKVDISGVSIEKFDDKYFGKVAEKKTKKGEGEFFEADKKEKKEIPQEKKEDQKTVDAALIKSIEAVPELKIYLGARFSLSQGMKPHELVF; from the exons atgcCGGCGGCTAAGCAGAGGACCCCGAAAGTAAGCCGAAACCCCGATCTGATCAGGGGTGTCGGCAAATACTCTCGCTCGCAAATGTACCACAAGAGAGGTTTGTGGGCAATCAAGGCCAAAAACGGCGGCGTTTTCCCCCGTCACGACGCTAAGTCCAAGGTCGAAGCTCCCGTTGAGAAGGCCGCCAAGTTCTATCCAGCTGAAGACGTTAAGAAGCCTCTCGCCAACAGACGCAAGCCTAAGCCCACCAAACTCAA AGCCAGCATTACTCCAGGAACTGTGTTGATCATCCTTGCTGGTAGATTCAAGGGCAAGAGAGTTGTCTTTCTCAAGCAACTCACTTCTGGTTTGCTTTTGGTTACTG GACCATTCAAGATCAACGGTGTCCCTTTGAGACGTGTTAACCAGTCGTACGTGATTGGCACCTCCACAAAGGTTGACATTTCTGGAGTCAGCATTGAGAAATTCGATGACAAGTACTTCGGAAAGGTTGCTGAGAAGAAGACCAAGAAAGGAGAAGGCGAGTTCTTTGAAGCTGACAAAAAG GAGAAGAAAGAGATCCcacaagagaagaaagaagaccagAAAACCGTTGACGCAGCTCTGATCAAATCCATTGAAGCAGTCCCAGAGCTCAAGATCTACCTCGGCGCCAGGTTCTCTTTGTCACAAGGAATGAAACCCCATGAGCTCGTCTTCTAG
- the LOC106430843 gene encoding transcription factor MYB51, with the protein MVRTPCCKAELGLKKGAWTPEEDQKLVSYVNRHGEGGWRTLPEKAGLKRCGKSCRLRWANYLRPDIKRGEFTEDEECSIISLHALHGNKWAAIARGLPGRTDNEIKNHWNTHIKKRLIKKGVDPVTHKSLISDKSENFPEIPEKQNVIQTIITSEDDLDNEKVKNSNKKPVLSSAKFLNRVANRFGKRINQSVLSEIIGSGGPLTTTTTSHTATTTSVTVNSESDKSTSSSFTPTSDLLCQMTVNGNATSSPSTFSDASVNDSLMYCDNEDNLGFSNFLNDEDFMMLEESCVDNTEFMKELSRFLEEDVNDDVEVMHVYEHQDNIEDIDNYFA; encoded by the exons ATGGTGCGGACACCGTGTTGCAAAGCTGAACTAGGCTTAAAGAAAGGAGCATGGACTCCCGAGGAAGATCAGAAGCTTGTCTCCTACGTCAACCGTCACGGTGAAGGTGGATGGCGAACTCTCCCCGAAAAAGctg GACTCAAAAGATGTGGCAAAAGCTGCAGACTGAGATGGGCTAATTATCTACGACCTGACATCAAAAGAGGAGAGTTCACTGAAGATGAAGAATGTTCTATCATCTCTCTTCATGCCCTTCATGGCAACAA ATGGGCTGCAATAGCTCGTGGATTACCGGGAAGAACCGATAACGAAATCAAGAACCACTGGAACACtcatatcaaaaaacgtttgATAAAGAAAGGTGTCGATCCGGTTACACACAAGAGCTTGATTTCCGACAAATCAGAAAACTTCCCAGAGATTCCAGAGAAGCAAAACGTTATTCAGACAATTATAACGAGTGAAGATGATCTTGATAATGAGAAGGTGAAGAATAGCAACAAGAAGCCGGTATTATCATCGGCTAAGTTCTTAAACAGAGTAGCTAATAGGTTCGGAAAGAGAATCAATCAAAGCGTTCTGTCTGAGATTATCGGAAGTGGTGGCCCacttactactactactacaagTCACACTGCTACTACTACAAGTGTCACCGTTAACTCCGAATCAGATAAGTCAACTAGCTCTTCTTTCACACCAACCTCAGATCTTCTATGCCAGATGACTGTTAACGGTAACGCTACATCGTCTCCGTCCACATTCTCTGATGCATCCGTTAATGATAGTTTAATGTACTGTGATAATGAGGATAATCTCGGATTCTCAAATTTTCTGAACGATGAAGATTTCATGATGTTGGAAGAGTCTTGTGTTGACAACACTGAGTTTATGAAAGAACTTTCGAGGTTTCTTGAGGAGGACGTGAACGACGACGTCGAGGTGATGCATGTCTATGAGCATCAAGACAATATCGAAGATATTGATAACTATTTTGCATGA